The following coding sequences are from one Buchnera aphidicola (Melaphis rhois) window:
- the secD gene encoding protein translocase subunit SecD, with the protein MFSRFALFKLYIIIILLLLGIVYACPNFYKNTFLIKISLIKNYSYHYSPKKHILDVVNVLKNKHLNYVKLEVKDRSVFLHFKNINSQLEAFEVLNKTSLCKTSVISLRSNTSFPKFFSIFGAKPILLGLDLQGGTRFLLQVNTNNVFEIHRLSIIKYFLSYFSKNNYNNVQIKPISNYGIEFSSPNSYLLDKIKYESNVKRFNLICNRKSQYVLSANFSKTYLTSIIQSVIEKNIYILKNRIHHLGISEPIVHQQGVNFIAVELPGLENNIQVREVLKNNVSIEFHLVNNSVDTRAIRSNNYITNDSKLYRMDNVLVLLYKRPFMTGDYITDANYIVNDLNQILVNVKLNRLGGKIMSEITKNNIGEHIAILSVEYTNDKTKSSNNNMLLYKKENIINIAKISSILDDSFQIIGIRDVSEAKKLSILLKTGSFISPVTIVEESIVGPSIGKKNIRNGILSCIISITLCLCVMIIRYRKSGLIAFIALMFNFLLILAIMSILPEMVLTMPGIASILLTLAFSIDANVLINERIREEINNNVYIREAVHKGYNRSYLSIFDANVTMLIISIVLYIVGTDVIKNFAITTIVGIFTSLFSSLFVTRTIVQVFYPDNKIRNLSI; encoded by the coding sequence ATGTTTTCTCGTTTTGCATTATTTAAATTATATATAATAATAATTTTATTATTATTAGGAATAGTTTATGCATGTCCTAATTTTTATAAAAATACTTTTTTAATAAAAATAAGCTTGATAAAAAATTATAGTTATCATTATTCTCCTAAAAAGCATATATTAGACGTTGTTAATGTTTTAAAAAATAAACATCTTAATTATGTTAAATTAGAAGTAAAAGATAGAAGTGTATTTCTACATTTCAAGAATATCAATTCACAATTAGAAGCATTTGAAGTATTAAATAAAACATCGTTATGTAAAACGAGTGTTATATCTCTTCGTTCTAATACTAGTTTTCCTAAGTTTTTTAGTATTTTTGGTGCTAAACCAATTTTACTAGGATTAGATTTACAAGGTGGAACTCGTTTTTTATTACAAGTAAATACTAATAATGTATTTGAAATACATCGGTTAAGTATAATAAAATATTTTTTAAGTTATTTTTCTAAAAATAACTACAATAATGTACAAATAAAACCCATTAGCAATTATGGAATAGAATTTAGTTCACCAAATTCTTATTTATTAGATAAAATAAAATATGAATCTAATGTAAAACGTTTTAATTTGATTTGTAATCGAAAAAGTCAATACGTATTAAGTGCAAATTTCAGTAAAACGTACTTAACATCTATAATACAATCGGTTATTGAGAAAAATATATATATATTAAAGAATCGTATACATCATTTGGGTATTTCAGAACCTATAGTACATCAACAAGGTGTTAATTTTATTGCTGTAGAATTGCCTGGATTAGAAAATAATATACAAGTTAGAGAAGTGCTTAAAAATAATGTTTCTATAGAATTTCATTTAGTTAATAATAGTGTAGATACTCGTGCAATAAGAAGTAATAATTATATTACTAATGATTCTAAATTATATCGGATGGATAATGTTTTAGTGTTATTGTATAAAAGGCCATTTATGACAGGAGATTATATTACAGACGCTAACTATATAGTAAATGATTTGAACCAAATATTAGTCAACGTAAAATTAAATCGATTGGGTGGTAAAATTATGTCAGAGATTACAAAAAATAATATAGGAGAACATATAGCCATATTGTCTGTAGAATATACTAATGACAAAACAAAATCTAGTAACAATAATATGTTATTATATAAAAAAGAAAATATTATTAATATAGCTAAAATTAGTTCTATATTGGATGATTCATTTCAAATTATTGGAATACGCGATGTTTCTGAAGCAAAAAAATTGTCTATTTTACTTAAAACAGGATCTTTTATTTCTCCTGTAACTATCGTAGAAGAAAGTATAGTTGGCCCTTCAATTGGAAAAAAAAACATAAGGAATGGAATTTTAAGTTGTATAATAAGCATAACATTGTGTTTATGTGTAATGATAATTCGTTATCGTAAGTCTGGATTAATTGCTTTTATTGCATTGATGTTTAATTTTTTATTAATTCTTGCAATAATGTCTATTTTGCCGGAAATGGTTTTAACTATGCCTGGAATAGCTAGTATATTATTAACATTAGCTTTTTCTATTGATGCTAACGTCTTGATTAACGAACGAATAAGAGAGGAAATAAATAACAATGTGTATATACGTGAAGCAGTACATAAGGGATATAACCGGTCATATTTGAGTATATTTGATGCTAACGTAACGATGTTAATTATATCTATAGTTCTGTATATTGTTGGAACTGATGTGATAAAAAATTTTGCCATAACTACTATTGTAGGTATTTTTACTTCTCTTTTTAGTTCTTTATTTGTTACTCGAACCATAGTTCAAGTTTTTTATCCTGACAATAAAATTAGAAATTTATCTATATAA
- the secF gene encoding protein translocase subunit SecF — protein MFYSYNINILNKKQSIHNFMYWKNFYFFLSTICILLSILSIGIFGFNWSIDFTGGFLLKVHCDELIEIDKILDISNSIGLKNIHISHFGSIHDVIIRSSYLPNISILDFSHKILSVFYRYSQSKSQITCSEYIGPSADNNLIKTLFLSLILAFLFLSIYIVLRFSWSLSIGILLSLLHDVLLTLGCISIFRIEMNSIIIVSLLSIIGYSLNDSIVVSDRIRENIKIFEYLSFLDVLNLSLTQVYSRTLITSATTFSVAAILYYFGNEIIKSFSFTMMLGIFVGTLSSIYVSSSLSFQCYKIINNDKKRS, from the coding sequence GTGTTTTATTCATACAATATAAATATATTAAATAAAAAGCAATCAATACATAATTTTATGTATTGGAAAAACTTTTATTTTTTTTTATCAACAATTTGTATTTTATTGTCAATATTGAGTATTGGAATATTTGGGTTTAACTGGAGTATTGATTTTACAGGTGGTTTTCTTTTAAAAGTTCACTGTGACGAATTAATAGAAATTGATAAAATATTAGATATTTCAAATAGTATTGGATTAAAAAATATTCACATTAGTCATTTTGGAAGTATTCATGATGTTATAATACGTTCTTCTTATTTGCCTAATATATCTATATTAGATTTTTCTCATAAAATACTTTCAGTATTTTACAGATATTCACAATCAAAATCTCAGATTACTTGTTCTGAATACATTGGTCCTAGTGCAGATAATAATTTAATAAAGACATTATTTTTATCTTTAATACTAGCTTTTTTATTTCTGTCTATTTATATAGTATTAAGATTTTCATGGAGTTTATCTATAGGAATTTTGTTGTCATTACTACATGATGTTTTATTAACTTTAGGCTGTATTTCTATTTTTAGAATTGAAATGAATTCTATAATTATAGTGTCTTTATTGTCTATTATAGGATATTCACTGAATGATAGCATCGTAGTTTCAGATCGAATTCGTGAAAATATTAAAATATTTGAGTATTTATCATTTTTGGATGTATTGAATTTATCTTTAACTCAAGTATATAGTAGAACATTAATTACTTCAGCTACTACATTTTCAGTAGCAGCAATATTATATTATTTTGGCAATGAGATAATTAAATCTTTTTCTTTTACAATGATGCTTGGTATATTTGTTGGCACATTATCTTCTATTTACGTTTCTTCGTCGCTATCGTTTCAATGTTACAAAATTATAAATAATGATAAAAAAAGATCATAA
- the glyS gene encoding glycine--tRNA ligase subunit beta, producing the protein KDQKIPFNNYRSLLKNVIFQTSLGSIFEKTNRIKELVTWIIQFTHADIKDCIRAANLCKCDLMTDMVFEFPEMQGYIGMYYALHHGESKNVAKAIKEHYLPRTSQDIVPLNPVSYSLALADKIDTLVGLFTIGKNSTSGDKDPFSLRRLAIAIIRIILTNKLSIDLFKLLNQSLNIYNNIEDKTLILKSLKKFILDKIYFIYIKQKHIPSVIKSVLTCNITQLLDIDARIKAISDIYHSDALKLLILTHKRISSILILSNEVLYEEIKYELIKKQEEKIIISLLESIQNKIQLLFVKKEYKLILLELYNLYKPVCDFFNNIKIQDKNYSIKINRLTMLKKIQNLFLNVANFSILY; encoded by the coding sequence AAAGATCAAAAAATACCGTTTAATAACTATAGATCGTTATTAAAAAATGTCATTTTTCAAACTTCTTTAGGGTCTATTTTTGAAAAAACAAATCGAATTAAAGAACTCGTTACTTGGATAATACAATTTACTCACGCCGATATAAAAGATTGCATACGAGCCGCAAATCTATGTAAATGTGATTTAATGACCGATATGGTATTCGAATTTCCAGAAATGCAAGGTTATATAGGGATGTATTACGCATTACACCATGGTGAATCAAAAAATGTAGCTAAAGCTATAAAAGAACACTACTTGCCTCGAACATCTCAAGATATAGTTCCATTGAATCCTGTATCTTATTCTCTAGCATTAGCCGATAAAATTGATACTTTAGTTGGTTTATTTACTATCGGTAAAAATTCTACTTCTGGAGATAAAGATCCATTTTCTCTACGGCGCTTAGCTATTGCAATTATTCGAATTATTTTAACAAATAAGCTGTCTATTGATTTATTCAAGTTACTAAATCAATCGTTAAATATATATAATAATATCGAAGATAAAACGCTTATTTTAAAAAGTTTGAAAAAATTTATTTTAGATAAAATTTATTTTATATATATTAAACAAAAACATATTCCTTCTGTAATAAAATCTGTATTAACATGTAATATTACACAATTACTAGATATAGACGCTCGAATAAAAGCAATATCTGATATATATCATTCAGACGCTTTAAAGTTACTAATTTTAACTCATAAGCGAATTTCTAGTATATTAATTTTATCTAATGAAGTTCTATATGAAGAAATAAAATATGAACTTATAAAAAAACAAGAAGAAAAAATAATAATATCATTGTTAGAAAGTATACAAAACAAGATACAATTACTTTTTGTAAAAAAAGAATATAAATTAATTTTACTCGAATTGTATAATCTATATAAACCAGTTTGTGATTTCTTTAACAATATTAAAATACAAGATAAAAATTATTCTATAAAAATCAATAGACTAACTATGTTAAAAAAAATCCAAAATTTATTTCTAAATGTAGCTAACTTTTCAATTTTATATTAA
- a CDS encoding glycine--tRNA ligase subunit beta gives MNKTFLIEVGIEELPPKSLRTIAETFQSNMVHSLIKNNIKYKTILWFATPRRIAIKIEKLNTNITKIKKYKGPSITNAFNHLGYPTKSTQCWIKKLGITINQVSRIKEKNKEWLYYECSVDNNQTIEKKLIEMSIFSITHISVSNSMKWNTENIQFSRPIRNIVMLLDNKLIKDKILGIKTNRLLFRHTLIQENIIRLSHAHEYPAILLKSGKIIADYTIRKNKIQVESENIVNTIGGYLKIRNILLEEITSLVEWPVVLLANFNKTFLSLPHELLIHIIENQQKHFAIYN, from the coding sequence ATGAATAAAACATTCTTAATAGAAGTTGGAATCGAGGAATTACCTCCAAAGTCACTACGTACTATAGCTGAAACTTTTCAAAGTAACATGGTACATTCATTAATTAAAAACAACATAAAATATAAAACAATATTGTGGTTTGCTACACCACGGCGGATAGCCATAAAAATAGAAAAATTAAATACAAATATTACTAAAATCAAAAAATACAAAGGACCTTCAATTACTAATGCTTTTAACCATTTAGGATATCCAACTAAATCAACTCAATGTTGGATAAAAAAACTAGGAATTACAATTAATCAGGTATCTCGAATAAAAGAAAAAAACAAAGAATGGTTATATTACGAATGTTCCGTTGATAATAATCAAACAATTGAAAAAAAACTTATAGAAATGTCTATTTTCTCCATTACACATATTTCTGTATCTAATTCTATGAAATGGAACACAGAAAATATACAATTTTCTCGCCCAATTCGAAATATAGTCATGCTATTAGATAATAAACTAATAAAAGACAAAATATTAGGAATAAAAACTAATAGATTACTTTTTAGACATACTCTTATACAAGAAAATATAATTCGTCTCTCCCACGCACATGAATATCCAGCAATATTATTAAAGTCTGGTAAAATTATAGCCGACTACACTATACGAAAAAATAAAATTCAAGTTGAATCTGAAAATATAGTTAATACAATAGGAGGGTATTTAAAAATAAGAAACATACTGCTAGAAGAAATTACTTCATTAGTGGAATGGCCTGTGGTTTTATTAGCTAATTTTAATAAAACATTTCTTAGTCTTCCTCATGAATTACTAATACATATTATAGAAAATCAACAAAAACATTTTGCTATATACAAT
- the glyQ gene encoding glycine--tRNA ligase subunit alpha, which translates to MDNLKTFHQIICILKKYWYNQSCTIIQPLDIPIGAGTFHHKTFFGAIGTEPTAFAYVQASRRPSDGRYGTNPNRLQHYYQFQVIIKPTPNNIQNLYLQSLKALNINLKTNDIRFIEDNWENPTLGARGQGWEVWINGMEITQFTYFQQMGGISCNPISTEITYGLERIALHIQNKDNIYNLIWSNNKKNITYGNLFLKNELEHSIYNFEYSNMDVCSNLFNIHMKEAKKIINLSKPLLLPAYEHALYGIHYFNLLDAKRAFSTTERQQYILYIRSIIKQIAEKYYYFKTS; encoded by the coding sequence ATGGATAATTTAAAAACATTTCATCAAATAATTTGTATTTTAAAAAAATATTGGTACAACCAAAGTTGTACGATTATTCAACCATTAGATATACCTATAGGAGCTGGTACTTTTCATCACAAAACATTTTTTGGAGCTATTGGTACCGAACCTACTGCTTTCGCATACGTACAAGCTTCAAGACGACCATCTGATGGAAGATATGGAACAAATCCTAATAGATTACAACACTACTATCAATTTCAAGTAATCATAAAACCTACGCCAAATAATATTCAAAACTTATACTTACAATCATTAAAAGCACTCAATATAAACCTAAAAACTAATGATATACGATTTATAGAAGATAATTGGGAAAACCCTACATTAGGAGCACGCGGTCAAGGATGGGAAGTTTGGATAAATGGAATGGAAATAACACAGTTTACTTACTTCCAACAAATGGGAGGAATAAGCTGCAATCCTATTTCTACTGAAATAACATATGGTTTAGAACGAATAGCGCTACATATACAAAATAAAGATAATATATACAACCTTATTTGGAGTAATAATAAAAAGAACATAACGTACGGAAATTTATTTTTAAAAAATGAATTAGAACATTCCATCTATAATTTTGAATATTCTAATATGGATGTTTGTTCTAATTTATTCAATATACATATGAAAGAAGCAAAAAAAATAATAAATTTATCTAAACCTCTACTATTACCAGCATATGAACATGCATTATATGGAATACATTACTTTAATTTATTAGATGCCAAACGAGCTTTTTCTACTACTGAACGTCAACAATATATTTTATATATTCGATCTATTATAAAACAGATCGCAGAAAAATATTATTACTTTAAAACAAGTTAA
- the nfo gene encoding deoxyribonuclease IV codes for MRYIGAHVSVLGGLDKAVIRAHKLGATAFALFTNNPLRWTTVTFNNEKISNFKLACKTFNYSSHQILPHSGYLINLGHPFHDCLNKSRLAFIDEIVRCRKLGLQLLNFHPGSHLNKISEKDCLEIISDSINLALEKTVKVKLVIENTAGQGTNVGYSFEHLISIIDKIEDKTRIGVCLDTCHLFSSGYDLRTEQSCEQTFNCFNSIVGLNYLCGMHFNDSKSKFNSRTDRHHNLGKGYIGKLAFRWIIKNIDCTRFPVILETKNKNFWKKEIHWLRSL; via the coding sequence ATGAGATACATAGGAGCGCATGTTAGTGTGTTAGGAGGTCTAGATAAAGCTGTTATTAGAGCGCATAAGCTAGGAGCTACTGCTTTTGCTTTGTTTACTAATAATCCGTTAAGATGGACTACAGTTACATTTAATAACGAGAAAATTTCTAATTTTAAATTAGCATGTAAAACTTTTAATTATTCGTCACATCAAATTTTGCCTCACAGTGGTTATTTAATTAATTTAGGTCATCCCTTTCATGATTGTTTAAATAAATCTAGGTTAGCTTTTATTGATGAAATAGTAAGGTGTCGAAAATTAGGATTGCAACTTTTAAATTTTCATCCTGGAAGTCATTTAAATAAAATTAGTGAAAAAGATTGTTTAGAAATAATTTCTGATTCAATTAATTTAGCACTAGAAAAAACTGTTAAAGTAAAATTAGTTATAGAAAATACAGCTGGACAAGGAACGAATGTAGGTTATTCTTTTGAGCATTTAATTTCTATTATTGATAAAATAGAAGATAAAACTCGTATTGGAGTGTGTTTAGATACATGTCATCTATTTTCATCTGGTTATGATTTAAGAACAGAACAATCATGTGAGCAAACTTTTAATTGTTTTAATAGCATAGTAGGATTGAATTATTTATGCGGAATGCATTTTAATGATTCTAAATCAAAATTTAACAGTCGAACTGATCGACATCATAATTTAGGAAAAGGATATATTGGTAAGTTAGCATTTAGATGGATTATAAAAAATATTGATTGTACACGATTTCCTGTTATATTAGAAACAAAAAATAAAAATTTCTGGAAAAAAGAAATTCATTGGTTGCGTTCATTATAA
- the rplY gene encoding 50S ribosomal protein L25: protein MITINAIRRDKEGKSSSRRLRLNNKFPAILYCSLTSNICIELDHNIIFNTMINFNVYKEKLLLIIDKIEYNVKIQSIQHHAFKPKILHMDFAQIL, encoded by the coding sequence ATGATAACTATTAATGCAATTAGACGTGACAAAGAAGGCAAAAGTTCTAGTCGTCGCTTGCGCTTAAACAACAAGTTTCCAGCGATTTTATATTGTAGTTTGACATCTAATATTTGTATAGAATTAGATCACAATATTATTTTTAATACTATGATTAACTTTAATGTTTATAAAGAAAAACTACTTTTAATAATAGATAAAATAGAATATAACGTTAAAATACAATCCATTCAACATCATGCGTTTAAGCCGAAAATATTGCATATGGATTTTGCTCAAATATTATAG
- a CDS encoding DedA family protein encodes MEDWFLYLMTQTIFYSLPIITIVAFLESLALVGLFLPGIILMAALGTLIGNGTLNFYSAWIAGFIGCICGDLISYYIGWKFKQYLNNFYLLKNNKTVLSQITTTLNNYTAVTILVGKFVGPTRPLIPMVCGMLNLSLKKFSVSTIFGCILWPPIYFFPGIITGIAINTEQIKNSLNFKIFLFITIAVIWIGLWITWKVLKKK; translated from the coding sequence ATGGAAGATTGGTTTTTATATTTAATGACACAAACTATTTTTTATTCATTACCTATAATAACAATAGTAGCATTTCTAGAATCTCTAGCTTTAGTGGGATTATTTCTACCAGGAATTATATTAATGGCTGCTTTAGGTACATTAATCGGAAATGGAACACTAAATTTCTATTCAGCTTGGATAGCAGGATTTATTGGTTGTATATGCGGAGATTTAATTTCATACTACATTGGTTGGAAATTTAAACAATATTTAAATAACTTTTATTTATTAAAAAACAATAAAACTGTTCTCAGTCAAATAACAACTACATTAAATAACTATACTGCTGTTACGATACTAGTAGGGAAGTTTGTCGGACCTACTAGACCTTTAATACCTATGGTTTGTGGCATGCTAAATTTATCTTTAAAAAAATTTTCTGTCTCTACTATATTCGGATGTATATTATGGCCTCCTATATATTTTTTTCCAGGAATTATTACTGGAATAGCTATTAACACTGAACAAATAAAAAACAGCCTTAATTTTAAAATTTTTCTTTTTATAACTATTGCAGTAATCTGGATAGGTTTATGGATAACTTGGAAAGTTTTAAAAAAAAAATAA
- the rsmA gene encoding 16S rRNA (adenine(1518)-N(6)/adenine(1519)-N(6))-dimethyltransferase RsmA yields the protein MIKLKYNQHIINKNLGQNFLIDSDVIRNIINSINPKKTDIMIEIGSGLGALTTHIHKFLNKLFIIEYDKHLASRLFLSFGNVNSIKIFVQDVLKFNFSCIEKKNYDSIRIFGNLPYNISVILLLYLFKYDNIFDMNFMFQREVANRLVALPGTKSYGRLSIISQYHCKIMRLFDVYPRSFRPIPKVSSTFLRLVPYKNQEHYVKNIHNLEKVTALAFNKRRKMIKHSLSELFSENILIKLKVDPRLRAENLSITQYCILSNYIS from the coding sequence ATGATTAAATTAAAATATAATCAGCACATTATTAATAAAAATTTAGGTCAAAATTTTTTGATAGATAGTGACGTTATTCGTAATATTATAAATAGTATCAATCCTAAAAAAACAGACATTATGATAGAAATTGGATCGGGATTAGGTGCATTAACAACTCATATTCATAAATTTTTAAACAAACTATTTATAATAGAATACGATAAACATTTAGCTTCTAGATTATTTTTATCTTTTGGAAATGTTAATTCTATAAAGATCTTTGTACAAGATGTATTAAAATTTAATTTTTCGTGTATAGAAAAAAAAAATTATGATTCTATACGAATTTTTGGAAATTTGCCGTATAATATTTCGGTAATATTATTATTGTATCTTTTTAAATATGATAATATTTTTGACATGAATTTTATGTTTCAAAGAGAAGTAGCCAATCGATTAGTAGCTTTACCAGGAACAAAAAGTTATGGAAGATTAAGCATTATTTCTCAATATCATTGTAAAATTATGCGTTTATTTGATGTTTATCCGAGATCTTTTAGACCTATTCCCAAAGTGAGTTCAACTTTTTTAAGGTTAGTTCCTTACAAAAATCAGGAACATTATGTTAAGAATATACATAATTTGGAAAAAGTTACTGCATTAGCTTTTAATAAAAGAAGAAAAATGATAAAACACAGTTTATCTGAGTTATTTAGCGAAAATATTTTAATAAAACTTAAAGTTGATCCTAGATTGCGTGCTGAAAATTTATCAATAACTCAATATTGTATATTATCAAATTATATAAGCTAA
- a CDS encoding symmetrical bis(5'-nucleosyl)-tetraphosphatase, protein MSTYFVGDIHGCYDELMKLLEQVSFDKKLDHLWLTGDLVNRGLKSIEVMRFVSSLGSNAHVVLGNHDLNLIFIYASIKRKKCESDVILNILKSKYIDYLIDWLRQQPLLQIDENKKVIMVHAGIHPFWSIKTAKMYANKLESILCNRNYDIFFKTIFNSSITKYVDDSSRNLDSLSFSLNVFTKMRYCYCNGTLDMKHKNTPSIDTFPMLPWFSMKNSSLQDYFIFFGHWASLKRNITPLKIISLDTGCCWGGMLSMFRFEDKKWFHQKSENVC, encoded by the coding sequence ATGAGTACGTATTTTGTCGGTGATATTCACGGTTGTTATGATGAGTTAATGAAGTTATTAGAGCAAGTTTCATTTGATAAAAAGTTAGACCATTTATGGTTAACAGGGGATTTAGTCAATAGAGGATTAAAATCTATTGAAGTAATGCGATTTGTTTCTTCTCTAGGTTCGAATGCTCATGTAGTTTTAGGAAATCATGATCTTAATTTGATTTTTATTTATGCTAGTATTAAACGTAAGAAATGTGAGAGTGATGTTATTTTAAATATATTGAAATCTAAATATATCGATTATTTAATCGATTGGTTGCGTCAACAACCTTTGTTACAAATTGATGAAAATAAAAAAGTTATTATGGTGCATGCAGGAATTCATCCTTTTTGGAGTATTAAAACTGCTAAAATGTATGCTAATAAATTAGAATCTATTCTATGTAATAGAAACTATGATATATTTTTTAAAACTATATTTAATAGTTCTATAACAAAGTATGTTGATGATTCATCTAGAAATCTAGATAGTTTGAGTTTCAGTTTAAACGTATTTACAAAAATGAGATATTGTTATTGTAATGGAACGTTAGATATGAAGCATAAAAATACACCATCCATAGATACATTTCCTATGTTACCATGGTTTTCAATGAAAAATAGTAGTTTACAAGATTATTTTATTTTTTTTGGTCATTGGGCTTCTCTAAAAAGAAATATTACTCCATTAAAGATTATTTCATTAGATACTGGATGTTGTTGGGGGGGAATGTTGAGTATGTTTCGATTTGAAGACAAAAAATGGTTTCATCAAAAATCTGAAAATGTATGTTAA
- the folA gene encoding type 3 dihydrofolate reductase: MNISIIAAISENFVIGKNNSIPWHIPLDLIWFKKHTINKSIIMGRLTWDSIKSELPMRQNIILTRKNIKNYKNVNFVNSIQKAMQLTINKREIMVIGGSQLYFQMLPLASTLYLTKIQINVQGDSYFPKYKHMKWNKVFEEKHKINKNNNYNFKFQILHRIKK, encoded by the coding sequence ATGAACATTAGTATTATTGCTGCCATATCAGAAAATTTTGTAATCGGAAAGAATAACTCTATACCTTGGCATATACCACTCGATTTAATTTGGTTTAAAAAACATACAATAAACAAAAGTATAATTATGGGAAGACTAACTTGGGATTCTATAAAATCTGAATTACCAATGAGACAAAACATTATATTAACTCGAAAAAATATAAAAAATTACAAAAATGTTAATTTCGTAAACTCTATTCAAAAAGCAATGCAATTAACAATTAACAAACGCGAAATAATGGTCATTGGTGGTAGTCAATTATATTTTCAAATGTTACCTCTAGCTAGTACACTTTACTTAACAAAAATACAAATTAATGTTCAAGGAGATTCTTATTTCCCAAAATATAAACATATGAAATGGAATAAAGTATTTGAAGAAAAACATAAAATTAATAAAAATAATAACTATAATTTTAAATTTCAAATTTTACATCGAATAAAAAAGTAA